From a single Candidatus Delongbacteria bacterium genomic region:
- the arsS gene encoding arsenosugar biosynthesis radical SAM protein ArsS (Some members of this family are selenoproteins.) → MLTHEKPQVSREEQLQQERLEAIQPGLARFDEHLEQAGQFPLQATGIEILQLNVGRVCNQTCRHCHVSAGPRRRESMAGEIFELALDVLRTQRIPVVDITGGAPELNPHFRGFVTGARALGCTVIDRCNLTVTQEAGQQDLVDFLHHHEVQVVASLPAPTQAETDAQRGEAVFERSILALRQFNAAGYGTGDPRWPLHLVTNPTGAFLPGDQTELERHWKQQLLEQQGVRFDSLFTMANMPIGRFLHWLDGKGQLVPYLRRLQAAWNPRAASSVMCRNTLSVDWRGFLYDCDFNQMLGLCVDHGAPVHLRDFRPDLHHRRRIVTGLHCYGCTAGGGSSCGGALDSPEA, encoded by the coding sequence CTGTTGACTCACGAAAAACCACAGGTCAGCCGGGAAGAGCAGTTGCAGCAGGAGCGTCTCGAGGCGATCCAGCCGGGGCTGGCGCGTTTTGACGAGCATCTTGAGCAGGCGGGCCAGTTTCCGCTGCAGGCCACCGGCATCGAGATCCTGCAGCTGAATGTGGGGCGGGTCTGCAACCAGACCTGCCGCCATTGTCATGTGAGCGCCGGGCCGCGCCGTCGGGAAAGCATGGCGGGCGAGATCTTCGAGCTGGCGCTGGATGTGCTGCGCACGCAGCGGATTCCCGTGGTGGACATCACGGGCGGGGCTCCGGAACTGAATCCCCATTTCCGCGGATTCGTGACAGGGGCGCGCGCGCTGGGCTGCACGGTCATCGACCGGTGCAACCTGACCGTGACCCAGGAGGCCGGCCAGCAGGATCTGGTGGACTTTCTGCACCACCACGAGGTCCAGGTGGTGGCCTCGCTGCCCGCTCCCACCCAGGCCGAAACGGACGCCCAGCGCGGAGAAGCGGTCTTCGAGCGCTCGATCCTGGCACTGCGCCAGTTCAATGCGGCCGGCTACGGCACGGGCGACCCGCGCTGGCCCCTGCATCTGGTCACCAACCCGACGGGCGCCTTCCTGCCCGGCGATCAGACGGAGCTGGAGCGGCACTGGAAGCAGCAGCTGCTCGAGCAGCAGGGGGTACGTTTCGACAGCCTCTTCACCATGGCCAACATGCCCATCGGGCGCTTCCTGCACTGGCTGGACGGCAAGGGCCAGCTGGTGCCCTACCTGCGTCGCCTGCAGGCCGCCTGGAATCCCCGGGCCGCCAGCAGCGTGATGTGCCGCAACACCCTGTCCGTGGACTGGCGTGGCTTCCTTTACGACTGCGACTTCAACCAGATGCTGGGGCTTTGCGTGGACCACGGCGCCCCCGTGCATCTGCGCGATTTCCGGCCCGATCTGCACCACCGCCGCCGGATCGTGACCGGGCTGCACTGCTATGGCTGCACAGCCGGTGGTGGCAGCTCCTGCGGCGGGGCTCTGGATTCCCCCGAGGCCTGA
- a CDS encoding carboxymuconolactone decarboxylase family protein, with protein sequence MDSYYRPEDLPRFEEVGQNASEAWKAFMAWYGPLMKAGHLSKREKALIALAVSHSEKCPYCIDAYTQTCLENGITLDEMTEAVHVAAAMRAGVTLAHGVQMRNVAQNLSF encoded by the coding sequence ATGGATAGCTACTACCGCCCCGAGGATCTGCCCCGTTTCGAGGAAGTGGGCCAGAACGCCAGCGAAGCCTGGAAGGCCTTCATGGCCTGGTACGGCCCCCTGATGAAGGCAGGCCATCTCAGCAAGCGCGAGAAGGCCCTGATCGCGCTGGCTGTCTCACACAGCGAGAAGTGTCCCTACTGCATCGACGCCTACACCCAGACCTGCCTTGAGAACGGCATCACCCTGGACGAGATGACCGAGGCCGTGCATGTGGCTGCCGCCATGCGGGCCGGGGTGACTCTGGCCCACGGGGTGCAGATGCGCAATGTGGCGCAGAATCTCAGTTTTTGA
- a CDS encoding TIGR04282 family arsenosugar biosynthesis glycosyltransferase: protein MESWVTICLLSRRPRLGQGKSRLARELGPEAALAIQWQLLERCCHTLDQLPPPFRVSVHWTGEASGFEARTLPPWALPGAEQPAGELGARMAAIVEESLAHGSRAVILLGSDCPWLEAQDLHDAARALERTDCVLGPAEDGGYWLIGARRWHPGLFPDTVWGGPTVLQDTRDSLAATGLDWSELRTLPDVDRPDDWTRWQEERNTHHG, encoded by the coding sequence ATGGAGTCATGGGTGACGATCTGCCTGCTCAGCCGTCGCCCGCGCCTGGGTCAGGGAAAGTCCCGGCTGGCGCGCGAACTGGGGCCGGAAGCCGCCTTGGCGATCCAATGGCAGTTGCTGGAACGCTGCTGTCACACACTGGACCAACTGCCGCCACCCTTCCGGGTGAGCGTGCACTGGACGGGCGAGGCGAGCGGGTTCGAGGCGCGGACCCTGCCCCCCTGGGCGCTGCCCGGCGCGGAGCAGCCCGCTGGTGAGCTGGGGGCACGGATGGCCGCGATCGTTGAGGAAAGTCTGGCACACGGTTCCCGCGCGGTGATTCTGCTGGGCAGCGATTGCCCCTGGCTGGAGGCGCAGGACCTGCACGACGCCGCGCGAGCACTGGAGCGGACCGACTGTGTGCTGGGGCCCGCCGAGGACGGAGGCTACTGGCTGATCGGCGCCCGACGCTGGCATCCCGGACTCTTTCCGGACACGGTCTGGGGTGGACCCACCGTGCTCCAGGATACCCGGGATTCACTTGCGGCCACCGGACTGGACTGGAGCGAATTGCGCACCCTGCCGGACGTGGACCGGCCGGACGACTGGACACGCTGGCAAGAGGAAAGGAACACGCACCATGGATAG
- a CDS encoding DUF547 domain-containing protein, giving the protein MMRHTTVHRLLILLVIGLLAGSAVAKQALESAAGAWGRQLAQVVSDGRVSYRTLAREPGPLDAWLDQVALLDPDSLAAWPRPRQLALLLNLYNGTTLRLVRDNLPVGSIKEIGGWFRSPWSLPVVRLAGETFSLDELEHRRIRPVYNDPRIHVALVCAARGCPPLREELYTASGLEEQLDDQARRFLQRSPTKNRLEGGTLWLSPIFKWYAEDFGADEAALKAWLEPWLPGACQARIRWTDYDWSLNAR; this is encoded by the coding sequence ATGATGCGTCACACCACAGTTCACCGATTGCTGATCCTGCTTGTGATCGGTCTGCTGGCCGGGTCGGCTGTCGCAAAGCAGGCGCTCGAGAGTGCCGCGGGAGCCTGGGGCCGGCAACTGGCACAGGTCGTCAGCGATGGCCGTGTGAGCTACCGGACTCTGGCGCGCGAACCGGGGCCACTGGACGCCTGGCTGGACCAGGTGGCCCTGCTGGATCCGGACTCGCTTGCCGCCTGGCCCCGTCCTCGCCAGCTGGCCCTGTTGCTGAACCTGTACAACGGGACCACCCTGCGGCTTGTGCGTGACAACCTGCCGGTTGGCTCGATCAAGGAGATCGGTGGCTGGTTCCGCAGCCCCTGGAGCCTTCCGGTGGTCCGGCTGGCCGGCGAGACCTTCAGTCTGGACGAGTTGGAACACCGGCGCATTCGCCCGGTGTACAATGATCCTCGCATCCACGTGGCTCTGGTCTGCGCCGCGCGTGGCTGTCCGCCCCTGCGGGAGGAGCTGTACACCGCCTCCGGGCTGGAAGAGCAACTGGACGACCAGGCCCGGCGCTTTCTTCAGCGGAGCCCCACCAAGAACCGGCTGGAGGGCGGCACGCTCTGGCTCTCGCCGATCTTCAAATGGTATGCTGAGGACTTTGGTGCCGACGAGGCCGCCCTCAAGGCCTGGCTGGAGCCCTGGCTGCCGGGGGCGTGCCAGGCACGCATCCGCTGGACCGACTACGACTGGAGCCTGAATGCACGCTGA
- a CDS encoding glycosyltransferase family 2 protein, with product MSVSLLLPLRNECARGEADLQARLEWLRALPGVEEWIAVDGASQDASADVAQRAGFQLLRTEAGRGIQLEAARRAARGDLLWMVHADTRPPRNGAELIEEAFRDPRVQVSAFPLSFQPEGWDLRLVAWGGNLRCRLRGTPYGDQALAFRASSLAALGGLPAWPYLEDLWCVTRLKAPGFLRLLPGHCPTSGRRYRERGVWRTLWQHQRILAHFRRHGCPLPEDR from the coding sequence ATGAGCGTGTCGCTGCTGCTGCCCCTACGCAACGAATGTGCCCGGGGCGAGGCGGACCTGCAGGCACGCCTGGAGTGGCTGCGGGCCCTGCCCGGAGTGGAGGAATGGATCGCCGTGGACGGCGCCAGCCAGGATGCCAGCGCCGATGTCGCCCAGCGTGCCGGATTCCAGCTGCTGCGGACCGAAGCCGGCCGCGGGATCCAGCTCGAAGCGGCGCGCCGGGCAGCCAGGGGCGATCTGCTCTGGATGGTGCACGCCGACACGCGCCCGCCACGCAATGGCGCGGAGCTGATCGAAGAGGCCTTCCGTGATCCACGCGTGCAGGTGAGTGCATTTCCACTGTCCTTTCAGCCAGAGGGCTGGGATCTGCGGCTGGTCGCCTGGGGCGGCAACCTGCGCTGTCGTCTGCGGGGCACTCCCTACGGCGACCAGGCCCTGGCCTTTCGCGCCTCCAGTCTGGCCGCCCTCGGTGGACTGCCGGCCTGGCCCTATCTGGAAGATCTCTGGTGTGTCACGCGGCTCAAGGCGCCCGGTTTTCTGCGACTGCTGCCCGGCCACTGCCCCACCAGCGGGCGGCGCTACCGCGAGCGGGGAGTCTGGCGCACCCTCTGGCAGCACCAGCGCATACTGGCTCACTTCAGGCGGCATGGCTGCCCTTTGCCGGAGGATCGCTGA